A window of the Streptomyces formicae genome harbors these coding sequences:
- a CDS encoding sensor histidine kinase → MALGIGILVHRSTEDRTMGNGRSSALWELEKATAELRGEHSAGRTPSTAPGYIAGDEVPEQLLDRLGPGAGPVTWYDTRKPLQGPWMWAAGRADGTVLAVKVYMGTEERSLQALDRHMRYSALATLAVVVPLTVLAAELGLRRLRRVAGTARRIKQGDLDARTRGRGHDEISEISSAVDVMADALRERLRSEQRFTADVAHELRTPLAGLVTSASLLPESEATDLVRDRVRVLRGLVDDLLEISRLDAGAERAETQPVPLGELVEESVRRTDLEARVTVIGRPVAETDPRRLDRIVTNLVLNSHRHGRPPVEVTVDGTTVVVRDHGPGFPPELLDHGPQRFRTGAAERGHGHGLGLTIAVGQSHVIGARLTLANAEPHGAVATLELPHRAGSAPG, encoded by the coding sequence ATGGCGCTCGGCATCGGGATCCTGGTGCACCGGAGCACCGAGGACCGCACGATGGGCAACGGCCGCAGCAGCGCGCTGTGGGAGCTGGAGAAGGCCACGGCCGAGCTCCGGGGCGAGCACTCCGCGGGCCGAACCCCGTCCACCGCTCCCGGCTACATCGCCGGCGACGAGGTACCGGAGCAGCTGCTGGACCGGCTGGGCCCCGGAGCCGGACCGGTGACCTGGTACGACACCAGGAAGCCGCTCCAGGGGCCCTGGATGTGGGCGGCCGGCCGCGCCGACGGCACGGTCCTGGCCGTCAAGGTGTACATGGGCACCGAGGAGCGCAGCCTCCAGGCGCTCGACCGGCACATGCGGTACTCGGCCCTCGCCACGCTCGCCGTCGTCGTCCCTCTCACGGTGCTCGCCGCCGAGCTGGGGCTCCGTCGGCTGCGCCGGGTCGCCGGCACCGCCCGCCGGATCAAACAGGGCGACCTCGATGCCAGGACCCGCGGCCGCGGTCACGACGAGATCAGCGAGATCTCCTCGGCCGTCGACGTCATGGCGGACGCCCTGCGGGAACGGCTGCGCAGCGAACAGCGGTTCACCGCCGACGTCGCCCACGAGCTGCGCACGCCCCTGGCGGGGCTGGTCACCTCCGCCTCCCTCCTGCCGGAGAGCGAGGCCACGGACCTGGTGCGCGACCGCGTACGGGTGTTGCGCGGACTCGTGGACGACCTGCTGGAGATCTCCCGTCTGGACGCCGGCGCCGAGCGGGCCGAAACCCAACCGGTGCCGCTCGGCGAGCTGGTGGAGGAGTCCGTTCGGCGCACGGACCTGGAGGCACGCGTCACGGTGATCGGCCGCCCGGTCGCCGAGACCGATCCGCGCAGGCTGGACCGCATCGTCACCAACCTGGTCCTCAACTCCCACCGCCACGGCCGGCCGCCGGTCGAGGTCACGGTCGACGGCACGACCGTCGTCGTACGCGACCACGGCCCCGGATTCCCGCCGGAGCTCCTCGACCACGGACCACAGCGCTTCCGCACCGGAGCGGCCGAACGGGGCCACGGGCACGGCCTCGGGCTCACGATCGCCGTCGGCCAGAGCCACGTCATCGGCGCGCGGCTGACGCTGGCGAACGCCGAACCCCATGGGGCCGTCGCCACCCTGGAGCTGCCCCACCGGGCGGGCTCGGCCCCCGGCTGA